From Sporosarcina sp. 6E9, a single genomic window includes:
- a CDS encoding MarR family winged helix-turn-helix transcriptional regulator, with product MENNTDRALKLFIVLSRSCKVILEEAHQLIDQYGLNPTEFGVLELLYHRGRQPIQKIGQKILLRSGSMTYVVDKLEKRGFLKRVFCSEDKRVTYISITEAGIELIESIFPEHAKNIESLMGGLTAEEQNTAIDLLKKLGLSVKDLS from the coding sequence ATGGAAAATAATACAGACCGTGCTTTAAAGTTATTCATTGTCTTATCACGTTCATGTAAAGTAATTTTAGAAGAAGCGCATCAATTAATTGATCAATACGGATTGAATCCAACCGAGTTTGGTGTTTTGGAATTGCTTTACCATAGAGGAAGACAGCCCATTCAAAAAATTGGCCAGAAAATCTTACTTAGAAGTGGCTCAATGACCTATGTTGTCGATAAACTTGAAAAAAGAGGATTTTTGAAGCGAGTATTCTGTTCAGAAGATAAGCGCGTAACCTATATTTCAATAACGGAGGCTGGAATAGAACTGATAGAATCTATATTCCCCGAACATGCAAAAAACATCGAGTCCCTCATGGGCGGTTTAACTGCCGAAGAGCAAAATACAGCAATTGATTTACTAAAGAAACTCGGTTTATCAGTGAAAGATCTATCTTAA
- a CDS encoding MoxR family ATPase: MVSIQEFKQELNQAIIGREKEFDFMLIALLQEGHVLLESVPGSGKTMMAKSFASAFKGDFRRIQFTPDVLPSDVTGIRYYNPQTQDFVLKAGPVTTNILLADEINRATPRTQSSLLESMEEKQVTIDGETIKLPTPFMVIATQNPIESQQGTFPLPAAQLDRFLFKLNIGYPSMEEEQQILRQYGNNPGEITTSSVIGPNDVQLWATEAGNVTVHEDIEHYILKLVRATREHPFIELGLSSRAALAILRATKAYAYISGRNFATPDDVKAIIEPAALHRMELSTEGMLTKELEGVLDDIISSIPAPIEAAI, encoded by the coding sequence GTGGTTTCAATCCAAGAATTTAAGCAAGAATTGAATCAGGCTATTATTGGTAGGGAAAAAGAATTTGATTTTATGTTAATTGCATTGTTGCAAGAAGGTCATGTTTTATTAGAAAGTGTTCCGGGTTCAGGTAAAACAATGATGGCAAAAAGCTTTGCTAGTGCATTCAAAGGTGATTTCAGACGTATACAATTTACGCCCGACGTACTTCCATCTGATGTGACGGGAATCCGTTATTATAATCCGCAAACGCAGGATTTTGTATTGAAAGCAGGTCCTGTTACAACGAATATTCTTCTGGCAGACGAAATAAACAGGGCAACACCACGTACGCAGTCAAGTCTTCTGGAGTCAATGGAAGAGAAACAAGTAACAATCGATGGTGAAACGATAAAACTTCCAACCCCATTTATGGTCATAGCAACTCAAAACCCAATCGAGTCTCAACAAGGAACTTTTCCATTACCTGCTGCCCAACTCGATCGTTTTCTGTTCAAACTGAATATAGGTTACCCGTCAATGGAGGAAGAGCAACAGATTTTAAGACAATACGGGAATAATCCAGGTGAAATTACGACTTCATCAGTAATCGGTCCGAACGACGTGCAACTATGGGCCACTGAAGCAGGCAACGTAACGGTCCATGAAGATATTGAACATTATATATTGAAACTTGTCCGGGCGACTCGAGAACATCCTTTCATCGAACTAGGACTTAGCTCGCGTGCAGCACTCGCTATCTTACGTGCTACCAAAGCGTATGCATACATCTCAGGTAGAAATTTTGCGACACCTGATGATGTGAAAGCAATCATTGAACCTGCAGCCTTGCACCGTATGGAGTTGTCAACGGAAGGAATGCTGACAAAAGAATTAGAAGGTGTATTGGATGACATTATTAGTTCAATACCTGCACCGATAGAGGCGGCAATCTGA
- a CDS encoding aspartyl-phosphate phosphatase Spo0E family protein has product MEKEIEETRKLMIEIAAATGIGSEETLKVSQKLDVLINQYDSYQKQDRNLLKEKIIIGGVMSGFNPRI; this is encoded by the coding sequence GTGGAAAAAGAGATAGAGGAAACCCGTAAATTAATGATTGAAATTGCTGCGGCAACAGGCATAGGTTCAGAGGAAACACTAAAGGTAAGCCAAAAGCTAGATGTTTTGATTAATCAATATGACAGTTATCAAAAGCAAGATAGGAATCTGTTAAAAGAAAAAATTATAATCGGAGGGGTTATGAGTGGTTTCAATCCAAGAATTTAA